The following proteins are co-located in the Streptomyces sp. NBC_01198 genome:
- a CDS encoding deoxyguanosinetriphosphate triphosphohydrolase produces MDSDDLRLGPYERYGPYGAADIDRYVPEPDKRPGRTAFQRDRARVLHSAALRRLAGKTQVVDPGVSDAAVPDTSPRTRLTHSLECAQVGRELGAALGCDPDLVETACLAHDLGHPPFGHNGEMVLAEFAADCGGFEGNAQSLRLLTRIEPKRFAAGNVSVGLNLTRAALDAATKYPWPLGGGPGAPGSPKFGVYEDDLPVFRWARQDAPDGRQCFEAQVMDWADDVAYSVHDVEDGLQAGHIDPRALTSGPERAEVFGCAAARYAPAGAASEELAAALDRLLAQPWWPAHYDGTALDQARLKDAASQLIGRFCLAAEGATRERYGTARLTRYGAELVVPREQRLECAVLKAVADCYVMQRAAQARRRAEQRIVIAELAAALLALAPVGLDPQFAAIFEAAADDRARRRAIVDQIASLTDTAATALHARLCS; encoded by the coding sequence ATGGACAGCGACGATCTGCGGCTGGGGCCCTACGAGCGGTACGGCCCCTACGGGGCGGCCGACATCGACCGCTACGTCCCCGAGCCGGACAAGAGGCCCGGGCGGACGGCCTTCCAGCGCGACCGGGCGCGGGTGCTGCACTCCGCCGCGCTGCGCCGGCTGGCGGGCAAGACGCAGGTCGTCGACCCGGGTGTCAGCGACGCCGCCGTGCCCGACACCAGCCCGCGCACCCGGCTCACGCACTCCCTGGAATGCGCGCAGGTCGGCCGGGAACTGGGCGCGGCTCTCGGCTGCGACCCCGACCTGGTCGAGACCGCGTGCCTCGCGCACGACCTCGGGCATCCGCCCTTCGGGCACAACGGCGAGATGGTGCTGGCCGAATTCGCCGCGGACTGCGGGGGGTTCGAGGGCAACGCGCAGAGCCTGCGGCTGCTCACCAGGATCGAACCCAAGCGGTTCGCGGCCGGGAACGTCAGCGTCGGGCTCAACCTCACCCGGGCGGCGCTGGACGCCGCCACCAAATACCCCTGGCCGCTGGGCGGCGGTCCCGGCGCGCCCGGCAGCCCGAAATTCGGCGTCTACGAGGACGACCTCCCGGTCTTCCGCTGGGCCCGGCAGGACGCACCGGACGGCCGGCAGTGCTTCGAGGCGCAGGTCATGGACTGGGCCGACGACGTCGCCTACTCGGTGCACGACGTCGAGGACGGCCTGCAGGCCGGCCACATCGACCCCCGGGCGCTCACCTCGGGCCCGGAGCGGGCCGAAGTCTTCGGCTGCGCCGCCGCCCGCTACGCCCCGGCCGGCGCGGCCTCCGAGGAACTGGCCGCGGCCCTCGACCGGCTGCTCGCCCAGCCGTGGTGGCCGGCCCACTACGACGGCACCGCCCTCGACCAGGCCCGCCTGAAGGACGCCGCCTCCCAGCTCATCGGCCGCTTCTGCCTCGCGGCCGAGGGCGCGACGCGCGAGCGGTACGGGACCGCGCGGCTCACCCGGTACGGGGCCGAGCTGGTGGTGCCGCGCGAGCAGCGGCTCGAATGCGCGGTCCTGAAAGCGGTCGCCGACTGCTACGTCATGCAGCGCGCCGCCCAGGCGCGGCGGCGCGCCGAGCAGCGGATCGTCATCGCGGAACTCGCCGCCGCCCTGCTGGCGCTGGCCCCGGTGGGGCTCGACCCGCAGTTCGCGGCGATATTCGAGGCCGCGGCCGACGACCGGGCGCGCCGGCGCGCCATCGTGGACCAGATCGCGTCCCTCACGGACACGGCGGCGACAGCGCTCCACGCCCGCCTGTGCAGCTGA
- a CDS encoding sirohydrochlorin chelatase, with translation MTPFAPASVRPTLVAVAHGSRDPRALPVVQALLERVRAARPGVDVRLGHVELDEPLLPATLAALRGEAVLVPLLLGRGHHVKHDLPAALAAAPWLRGTVAAPLGPHRLLAEVLHDRLLAAGWDGGDAVVLAAAGSRDPDSAADTARTAALLAARLGVPVAPAYASAAAPTVGEAVEALAAAGAARRRIALASYFTAPGRFAAQTSAVAPWIAAAPLGAHEAMARLVLHRYDEAVRTLGAPALPLPLARAS, from the coding sequence ATGACGCCCTTCGCACCCGCGAGCGTCCGCCCCACCCTGGTGGCCGTCGCGCACGGCAGCCGCGACCCGCGCGCGCTGCCCGTGGTCCAGGCGCTGCTGGAGCGGGTACGGGCCGCCCGGCCCGGCGTGGACGTACGCCTCGGCCATGTCGAGCTGGACGAGCCGCTGCTCCCCGCCACCCTGGCCGCACTCCGCGGCGAGGCAGTGCTGGTCCCGCTGCTGCTGGGCCGCGGCCACCACGTCAAGCACGACCTGCCCGCGGCCCTTGCCGCGGCCCCGTGGCTGCGCGGCACGGTCGCCGCCCCCCTCGGCCCGCACCGGCTGCTCGCCGAGGTGCTGCACGACCGGCTGCTGGCGGCCGGCTGGGACGGGGGCGACGCCGTCGTGCTCGCCGCCGCCGGGTCGCGCGACCCGGACTCCGCCGCCGACACCGCCCGCACCGCCGCGCTGCTCGCCGCCCGCCTCGGGGTGCCGGTGGCGCCGGCCTACGCCTCGGCCGCCGCGCCCACCGTCGGCGAGGCGGTCGAAGCGCTGGCCGCCGCCGGTGCCGCCCGGCGGCGTATCGCGCTCGCCTCGTACTTCACCGCGCCCGGGCGCTTCGCCGCCCAGACGTCCGCCGTAGCGCCCTGGATCGCGGCGGCGCCACTCGGGGCGCACGAGGCGATGGCCCGGCTCGTCCTGCACCGCTACGACGAGGCCGTCCGCACGCTGGGAGCCCCCGCCCTGCCGCTCCCGCTGGCCCGCGCGAGCTGA
- a CDS encoding gamma-glutamylcyclotransferase family protein — translation MTDRRLPIFVYGTLLPGERNHPLLAGRTRSWTPAVLPGALLFRGPRYPVAVLDPAGDGQVRGEVVGIPAAVYDAVLADLDRLEGYAAGDPANRYERVSRVVRGEREETEAWLYVAGPVLTREMLPTADRIPGGDWRHRDSLTGGAAEV, via the coding sequence GTGACCGACCGCCGTCTGCCGATCTTCGTCTACGGCACGCTGCTGCCCGGCGAGCGCAACCACCCGCTGCTGGCGGGGCGTACGCGTTCGTGGACCCCGGCGGTGCTGCCGGGCGCGCTGCTCTTCCGCGGCCCGCGCTATCCGGTCGCCGTGCTCGACCCGGCCGGGGACGGGCAGGTGCGCGGCGAGGTCGTCGGGATACCCGCGGCGGTGTACGACGCTGTGCTCGCCGACCTGGACCGCCTGGAGGGCTACGCGGCCGGCGACCCGGCGAACCGCTACGAGCGGGTGAGCCGGGTGGTGCGAGGCGAGCGGGAGGAGACCGAGGCGTGGCTCTACGTGGCCGGCCCGGTCCTCACCCGGGAGATGCTGCCCACCGCCGACCGCATCCCCGGCGGGGACTGGCGCCACCGCGACAGCCTCACCGGCGGCGCCGCCGAGGTGTGA
- a CDS encoding NAD(P)/FAD-dependent oxidoreductase has product MVDAHQTFVIVGAGLAGAKAAETLRSEGFTGRVILIGDERDHPYERPPLSKGYLTGSAERESAFVQQPGWYAEHDVELHLGQPVVHLDKATRTITLGDGTTLIYDKLLLATGSEPRRLDIPGTDLAGVHHLRRLAHSDRLKNVLTSLGRDNGHLVIAGAGWIGLEVAAAARGYGAEVTVVAKDPTPLYRVLGPELGSVFADLHVEHGVRFHFGARLTEIIGQDGMVLAALTDDGQEHPAHDVLAAIGAAPRTALAEIAGLAMATREEGGGVAVDASLRTSDPDIYAAGDLANAEHPLLGGRLRVEHWATALNGGPAAARAMLGRPVSYDRIPYFFSDQYDLGMEYSGHAVPGSYDQVVCRGDVGKRQFIAFWLRDGRVLAGMNVNIWDVTEQIQQLIRSGRQVDPDALSDPAVQLTSFLD; this is encoded by the coding sequence GTGGTGGACGCACACCAGACCTTCGTGATCGTCGGAGCGGGACTCGCGGGCGCGAAGGCCGCGGAGACGTTGCGCTCCGAGGGTTTCACCGGCCGGGTGATACTGATCGGGGACGAGCGCGACCACCCCTACGAACGGCCACCCCTGTCCAAGGGGTATCTGACCGGCAGCGCGGAGCGCGAGTCCGCCTTCGTGCAGCAGCCCGGCTGGTACGCGGAGCACGACGTCGAACTGCACCTGGGCCAGCCCGTGGTGCACCTGGACAAGGCCACCCGCACGATCACCCTCGGCGACGGCACCACGCTGATCTACGACAAGCTGCTGCTCGCGACCGGCTCGGAGCCGCGCCGGCTGGACATCCCCGGCACGGACCTGGCCGGTGTGCACCACCTGCGGCGCCTCGCGCACTCCGACCGGCTGAAGAACGTGCTGACCAGCCTCGGCCGGGACAACGGCCACCTGGTGATCGCCGGGGCGGGCTGGATCGGCCTGGAGGTGGCCGCCGCGGCCCGCGGTTACGGCGCCGAGGTGACCGTCGTGGCGAAGGACCCGACGCCGCTGTACCGGGTGCTCGGGCCGGAGCTCGGCTCCGTCTTCGCCGACCTGCACGTCGAGCACGGCGTCCGCTTCCACTTCGGTGCCCGGCTGACCGAGATCATCGGGCAGGACGGCATGGTCCTTGCCGCCCTCACCGACGACGGCCAGGAGCACCCGGCGCACGACGTGCTCGCCGCGATCGGCGCCGCCCCGCGGACCGCGCTCGCGGAGATCGCGGGCCTGGCGATGGCCACCAGGGAGGAGGGCGGCGGCGTCGCGGTGGACGCGTCGCTGCGCACCTCCGACCCGGACATCTACGCGGCCGGCGACCTCGCCAACGCCGAGCACCCGCTGCTGGGCGGGCGGCTGCGGGTCGAGCACTGGGCGACGGCGCTGAACGGCGGTCCCGCCGCCGCCCGGGCCATGCTGGGCCGCCCGGTGTCCTACGACCGGATCCCGTACTTCTTCTCCGACCAGTACGACCTGGGCATGGAGTATTCCGGACACGCGGTCCCCGGCTCGTACGACCAGGTGGTGTGCCGCGGTGACGTCGGCAAGCGGCAGTTCATCGCCTTCTGGCTGCGCGACGGCCGGGTGCTCGCGGGGATGAACGTCAACATCTGGGACGTGACCGAGCAGATCCAGCAGCTGATCCGCTCCGGGCGGCAGGTCGACCCCGACGCCCTGTCGGACCCGGCGGTCCAGCTAACCTCGTTCCTGGACTGA
- a CDS encoding GNAT family N-acetyltransferase, whose translation MPVPRTAVVPVEEIFALRWAVLRTGLPRETAVYPEDARPDVFHIAAYDEAGAVKGCATFFPDLLPGEAALAYRFRGMGSAPEIRGRGFGAAALLAGLRECAARGAGLAWCNGRVAAAGFYERLGFTSVGEEFVIEPSGPHYVFVTKDLDRR comes from the coding sequence ATGCCCGTTCCGCGCACCGCCGTCGTACCCGTCGAGGAGATCTTCGCCCTGCGGTGGGCGGTGCTGCGGACCGGCCTGCCTCGCGAGACGGCCGTCTACCCGGAGGACGCCCGGCCGGACGTCTTCCACATCGCCGCCTACGACGAGGCCGGCGCGGTCAAGGGCTGCGCCACCTTCTTCCCCGATCTCCTCCCCGGCGAGGCGGCACTCGCGTACCGCTTCCGCGGCATGGGCAGCGCGCCCGAGATACGCGGCAGGGGCTTCGGCGCCGCCGCGCTGCTCGCGGGCCTGCGCGAGTGCGCGGCCCGCGGCGCGGGCCTGGCGTGGTGCAACGGCCGCGTCGCGGCCGCCGGCTTCTACGAGCGGCTGGGCTTCACCTCCGTCGGCGAGGAGTTCGTCATCGAGCCGAGCGGTCCGCACTACGTCTTCGTGACCAAGGACCTCGACCGCCGCTGA
- a CDS encoding SanA/YdcF family protein: MRRLRLPRTRTGWRRTVQAIAALCTVALLPAVWVQLAGGGRIRDLADVPAAPVGVVFGAGISGGRPTPYLAHRLDAAAVLYRAGKVRVLLVTGDNSRVAYDEPGAMRSYLVAHGVPAGRVVVDDAGFDTWDSCERAKRVFGVRRAVLVSQGFHIRRAVALCEAAGLDVYGVGVDEPHDVTWYAGGAREVLAAAKAAVDAGFHPAPRFLGPPDPHIPAALATP; encoded by the coding sequence ATGCGGAGGCTCCGACTGCCGCGGACCCGCACGGGGTGGCGGCGCACCGTGCAGGCGATCGCGGCGCTCTGCACGGTCGCGCTGCTGCCCGCGGTGTGGGTCCAGCTCGCCGGCGGCGGCCGGATACGCGACCTGGCCGACGTGCCGGCGGCGCCGGTCGGCGTCGTCTTCGGCGCCGGGATCTCCGGCGGGCGCCCCACGCCCTACCTCGCGCACCGGCTGGACGCGGCTGCCGTGCTCTACCGGGCCGGCAAGGTACGGGTGCTGCTGGTGACCGGGGACAACAGCCGGGTGGCCTACGACGAGCCGGGCGCGATGCGGTCATATCTCGTCGCCCACGGGGTCCCCGCCGGGCGGGTGGTCGTCGACGACGCCGGGTTCGACACGTGGGACTCGTGCGAGCGCGCGAAGCGCGTCTTCGGGGTGCGGCGGGCGGTTCTGGTCAGCCAGGGCTTTCACATACGGCGGGCGGTGGCGCTCTGCGAGGCGGCGGGGCTTGACGTTTACGGCGTCGGCGTCGACGAGCCGCACGATGTGACGTGGTACGCCGGGGGTGCGCGCGAGGTGCTGGCCGCGGCCAAGGCGGCGGTGGACGCCGGGTTCCACCCGGCGCCCCGCTTCCTGGGGCCCCCGGACCCCCATATCCCGGCCGCCCTCGCCACCCCCTGA